TCAGGTTCAACATACGAATGGGGAACAGGAACTGCGATAGGTTCTAACATTATTTCTGGTTCAGGAGCTTCAATCACTGTTTCTCCTGCTGCTACAACAACCTATTGGGTTAGAAGAATCAACTCTACACCATGTTCTACAGCAACAAGCGGTGTGACAGTAGCTGTAAATGTAACAACACCTTCCGGAGACCCAACCGCTTTTGGTAACAATGCATGGAATGTATACGGTTATAATGTTGGAAGTATGACTCCTGCTCTTGCAAATTATGCCGGATATTATACACAAAACACTTTAGGATTAAACACTCAGGATATGGCAAACAACGGATGGAACAATGAAACTTCTCCATCTTACTCTGCCGGATGGACTGGATGCCCTGTTCGTGTTGACGATTTTACAATGGTTCACAAAAGAAAAGGATTCCCATGTGGAAAATACCAGCTTTCTATGGACAACTGGGATGATGAAACAAGAGTTTATGTTAACGGAACAGTTGTATTTTACAATAGCGGATGGAGCGGAAGCAATCCAACGCCAACTGTAGTGGGAACTTATGCTCTTGACAGCAATTCAACTATTGAAGTAGTTACCAGAGAAATAGGTGGATATGCTAACGTGAAATTATCTTTGACAGCAATTAATGCTACTTATAACGGAACTTCATGGAGTACTTCTCCTGAAGGAGCTTCAATCGTCATAGACGGTGATTTGCAACTAAACAGCAATTTGAATGTTTGTTCTTGTAAAGTAAACCCAAATAAAACGCTAAAAGTAAATCCTGGTGTAAACCTGCTTGTACAAAATGAAGTAGTTGTTGCTCCAACTGCAAACTTTATAGTAGAAAACAATGCAAGCCTTATTCAAGTTAATGATAATGCATCAAACAGCGGAAAAGTAACTGTAAGAAGAAATACAACTCCTGTTACCCGTTATGACTTTACTTACTGGTCTTCACCTGTAGCAGCTGCTGACTGGACATTGCGTGATTTGTCTCCAAACACATTAGCAGACAAATACCTAAGCTACAATGCTGCCGGAAACGGATGGGTTACAGAAATGAACGGAGCCGCAGCTATGCAAACAGGAAAAGGATATATAGTAAGAGCTCCTCAACAGTATTCACTTACAGCGCCGGTTATCTTTGAAACAAAATTCATTGGAGCTCCAAATAACGGAGTTAAAAAAATCGAGGCTAAGGTTGGAACTACATTAAAATCAAACCTGATCGGAAATCCATATCCTTCCGCTATCAGTGCAGATAAGTTCTATGAGGCAAACAAAGGAACAATTAAAGGTACATTCTATTTCTGGACACACAATATCGCGGTAAGCTCAACTCCGGATGCTAACGGAGTGTACAACTACAATCCTGCCAGCTACATTTCTTACAATGCAACAGGAGCAACAGGTAATGGTGATACAAGCAACTGTACAACTTGCGGAAATAATCCTTCAAACAAGTTCAAAGGAAATATTGCTTCAGGTCAGGGATTCTTTGTAGAGGCAAAAAACAGCGGTGATATCGTTTTCAATAACGCTATGAGAGTTACAGAAGCAACAGGTAACGGGCAATTCTACAGAAGCAACCCTAACGCTATTCAAAGCAGCGAAAACGGAAACGGAGAAGAAGAAACTGTTATTGAAAAGAACAGATTGTGGTTGAATATCACTAATGCTGCCGGGGCTTACAATGAAATTCTTGTAGGTTATGTTACAGGAGCTACAAACAGTATGGATGATGATTACGACGGAATAACATATGCTTCCGGAACTGCTCTTTACTCATTGCTTGATGCCAACAAATTGGTTATTCAGGGAAGATCATTGCCTTTCAGTACTGCAGATGTTGTTCCTTTAGGATATATGGCTGCTACTGCCGGTGATTACAGCATCGGGATTGAAAGCGTTGACGGTTTGTTTGAAAATCAGAAAGTTTTCCTTGTAGACAGATTGACTGGAACAGTACACAACATTAAGAATGACAGATACTATTTCTCAACTACAGCCGGTACTTTCAATTCAAGATTTGAAATCCGTTATGTAAATGAAGCTCTTGGGATTGATACTCCTAAAGTAAATGCGAATGATATCATCGTTTACAAAAAAGGAGACCAGATTGCTATCAAAGCAGATAATTTCACAATCGATACCGTTCAGGTTCTTGATTTGACAGGTAAAGAAATCTTCTTCAAAAAAGGAGTTAACAATAATGAGTTCACGACTACAGGAATAAACGTAGGAACACAGGTAGTTGTAGCAAAAATAACTTTGGATGACAACCAAACAGTTTCCAAAAAAGTCATCATGAATTAAGACTAGATAATTCACTTCAGAATCCCATAAGCAATCGTCTTGTTTATGGGATTTTTTTGTTTAAGGCTTTGCCAACAAGATGCTGACCGCGTTACCGCCAAAGCCAACAGCATTGACTAAAACTTTACGTATTGCTTTTTTTTCTTTTTGGTTTTCTGCAAAGGGCACGGCAATAAATTTTTGGTGCTGCATCATCAATAAGGCCATTTCAATACTCAACATTCCTGAAGCGCCAAAAGTATGCCCAATCTTCCATTTGTTAGTGGTTAGCATTGGCAGATGGTCTCCAAACAAAAGTTCAATTGCTTTTAGCTCAGAAGAATCACCCTTGATTGTTCCGGGGGCATGCATGACTATCGCATCTACATCTTTGATAGCTGTCGTTCCTAAAGCCATGGCCATCGATTTCTGGAAGCATTGGGCTTCGGCAGAAATAGAAATGCTATGTTCTAAAATTTCTGTCGCATAGCCAACACCTTCAATATAAGCAAGTGCATTTTGCCTTTCTCCTGTTTCCAGACAGGCTACCGATGCTCCTTCTCCCAACACCATAGAATTTTGGTTTTTTTCCCTATCAAAAGCACGGCATGGAAATTCATCCTGGCTTTTAGAATAGATTTTCAGGGCATTCATCTGGGCGATAGTAAATGGCGTAAGGGGAGCCTCGCTACCGCCTACCAAAAACTTGTCTGCCATACCTGAACGCAACCATGCTATACCGTTAAGCACGGCATGTAGGGCTGTTGAACAGGTTATGGAATGAGATATTTCCGGACCTTTACTATTAAGGTCATGGGCTACCCAGGAAGAAATGTTTCCCAGAGTAGTAGTTGGCGATGCCAGAGTATGGGTTTTTCCGGTTTCCAGAAATTCCTGAAAATGTTTTTCAAATAGTTGGGTGGCGCCACGCGATGATCCAATATTGATACCAAAATCGTCCCCCTGTTTCCATCCTGCATTTTCTATAGCTTTTCGGGAAGCCATTATTGCATATAAAACAGATTCGTCCAAATTTTTATACTTACTTTCAGAATCTCTCAACTTTGCGATTTCATTCTTGAGATATCCGGGAAGCATGGCAGCCAAAGCCTTTGTATTCCCTATCGGGTATTCTGAAATTGAAGTTGCTCCGTTTAGATAATTCTGCCAGATTTGTTCCGGAGAATTCCCTAAAGGCGAAATCGAAGACAGGGACGTAATGGCTATTTTTTGAGACAAAACAGAATCATTATTTTAAGGCAAAGCAAATCTTGCCGGAATGTTTTCGGAACAAATTTAAACTATTTCTAAGGCTTCTTCCACAACAGCATATACTTTTTCCAATTGCTTATCCGAAATTATATAGGGCGGCAGTATATAGACAATATTGCCAACAGGACGCAAAACGATACCCTGATTTATAAAAAAATCATATAGTTTGTTCCGGAAGTCGCCATAATAGCTTTCTGATGTTTCCGTTTTAATTTCCAATGCAAAAATCACTCCCAGAGTTCTTGTTTCCTTTACTCTTGGATGACTGCTGATTTTTTTCTGAAATTCTGTATGTTTCTGATGTACCCGCCGGATATTGTCCTGCATTTCCTTACTCTTCAACAATTCAAGACTTGCCAAAGCGGCAGCACAGCCTGTAGGATTCGCAGTAAAAGTATGTCCGTGAAACAATGCCTTGTTAACATCGTCATTATAAAACCCATCGAACAATTCTTGAGTAAAAGTTGTTATGGCCATTGGAATTGTGCCTCCGGTCAAAGCTTTAGAAAGACACATCATATCCGGAGCATTTTCAAGATAATTACAGGCAAAATTTTGTCCGGTTTTCCCAAATCCGGTCATGACTTCATCTGCAATGGTAAAAACCGAATTCTCCCTACAGATAGCCATTAATTTATCCAAAGCAAAAGTTTCATACATTACCATTCCTGCCGCACCCTGAACCAGTGGCTCAAAAATAAACGCGGCATATTCATTTGTTTTAACCAGCTTTTCCAAAGCCTTAAACGATTCCTGCTCCTTTCCTTTTACGGGAACGGGAATACGGACTACTTCAATAAGCGAACCACGGAAAGCTTCCGTAAAAAAAGATATTCCACTAGCCGCCATTGCCGCAAATGTGTCACCATGGAAGGCATTCTCAAAAGCAATAATTTTTGTTCGTTTCTCTCCCTTATTGTAAAAATATTGCAACGCTACTTTTAATGCCACTTCAACGGCAGTCGAGCCATTATCAGAATAAAATATTTTCTTCTGGTTGTCCGGCAAAATTTCCATAAGTTTTTCCGAAAGCAGAACTGCCGGCTCATGCGTAAATCCGCCAAACAAAACATGTTCCAGGGATGTAAGCTGTTTGTGGATAGCATCGGCTATAAACCGGTTGCTATGTCCATAAGGGTTCACCCACCATGAAGCAATCGCATCAATATATTCTTTTCCGTTTTCATCCCATAATAAGGCGCCTTCGCCTCTTATAATTGCAATAGCAGGCTTTGCCAGCTTATGCTGTGTATAAGGATGCCAGTTATGCTGCTGGTCTCTTTCTGAAAGGGTCATACGCTCATCTTATTATAAGGCTTTCAAATTATTGGCAAATAAATCGGCATATTCCCGAATTACATTTTTATCAAAATAAGGCTCGTCCTCAATTCTGCCAATACATTTCAATCCGGTTTTACTTAGTATTATTTCTTCTGTGGCTTTGTTTTCGTTTCCATTGAATACAATTCCGGCAATATCAAGTTTTTTATCTCTCAATGCAGCAATAGTCAATAGCGTATGGTTAATACTTCCCAGATAATGCCTCGAAACAACAACAACTTTGTAATCTTTCTGAATCAAATCTATAACAGTATCTTTTTCATTTAAAGGCACAAATACGCCCCCGGCACCTTCAATTACAAGACTGTTCTTTGTTTTTGGTTGTTTTATCTTTTCCAGTTCGATAGTTATACCTTCCTTTTCCGCTGCAAAATGCGGACTGGCAGGCGTCTGCAACAAATAGCTGTTGGGATGGATTTTTGTTTTTGAATTGGTTAACAGCCTTTCTAATTTATGGCTATCGGAATTATCGGCATCGCCGGCCTGAATCGGTTTCCAATAATCGGCCTCCAGACTTTCTGTAATAATTGCTGAAGCAATGGTCTTGCCTACATCGGTTCCTATTCCTGTGACAAAAATTTTCATATTTGATGGTTCTATGTCTAATGCAGATTGAATATTTCAAAGGTACGACTTGAGATTAATTTCCGCGACAAACAGACAATTTATAGTTTTTCTATGCTATTTTAACCTCAAAACATGTGAATCCCGTAAGATTTTATTATAGTTTTTGAAAACAACCGCTTTTTTAATTGCTAAATTTGAAAGAAATAACCTCATAATCTGCAATAGTATGCCCATAGCAAAAGTACCGTCTTACATGAAAGCCGTTTATATTTCCTTGCTTATCATCATAATTATTTTTTTTATGATAATGGCGAAAGCAATATTAGTTCCTTTGCTTGTTTCCGGCTATATAGCCATGCTCATGACTTCATTCTGCAATCGTCTTGAAGGATGGAAAATACCCAGGTCACTAAGTGCATTTATTGCACTGCTTCTCATCATTCTGCTGGCTTTGGGATTAATTTTCTTTATTGTTTCCCAATTGCAAAGTTTTACAAATGACGTGGAAATGAATATGGAAGAAAGCCTGAATAATTTTGCTATAAAAATCAATACAAGTATTGAGAATTTTATTGGCTATGATATTGGTATGGGCGATGGTTTCAAGATTAAAAAAATCATGGAGCTTATCCAATCCGGTAACACCAATATTACCGAACTGCTTTTTACAACAATAGGAACCTTATCCAACATCATCCTTTTACCGGTTTTTATCTTTTTCTTATTGATTTACAGAGACCATCTTGCCGTTTTTGTTACAAAAGTATTTGACAAACAGCGCAACAAAGTACTCATGGAACATATGGTTTCTATGCGAAAAATTGTCCATGCCTATATTGTAGGCGCGGGAAAAGTGATGATTATTTTGGGAATCGTAAATACGGCTGTTTTATTTGCTTTGGGAATCAAACATGCCATCTTTTTTGGGATGATTGCCGGGTTGTTGAACATTATACCCTATGTAGGGCCTTTTATGGGTGCCTTAATGCCGTTTGCCTACGCTTTGATAACCAAAGACAGCTTATTTTATCCTTTTGCCGTTATTGTCTCTTTTACACTGATTCAGTTTATGGAAGGCAGTTTCCTGACACCTAAAATTACTGGTGCGAATGTAAACCTGAATGCATTTATTACTTTTTTAGGACTGTTGATAGGAGGAGCTATTTGGGGAGTAGTGGGAATGATTTTGATTATACCCACAATTGCCATATTAAAAAAGCTGTTTGAGCTAAGTCCGGACACAGAACCTTATGCCTACCTGTTTGGCGAGGAAGATGCGCAATGGTTTAAACGCCGAAAGCCTAAAACAGATAGTTAGCAAGTGTTTCCAAAACTTTGGTGATTTCTTCTCCGGAATTAAAACTATGGAGGCAAAACCGGAGCCTTTCCTGATTTTCAGGAACTGTAGGCGAAAGGATTGCCTTTACATCAAATCCGTGTTGCTGTAATTTGCCGGCTATCGCTTTTACTTTGTCATTGCCGGGTATTATGGCCGACTGTATGGCTGATTTATTTCGGACAAAAACCGGCTTTAATCCTAATCGCTGTTTCTCCTGATTAAAATGCAGGATATTGTTCCGCAATTTTTCAATTGCCGGCTTTTGGATTTCCAGATTTTTATAGGCAATTAAAATTCCGGCTACAGAGTGAGGCGGTAATGCCGTAGTATAGATAAAGCTACGGGCAAAATTCACCAGAAAATCCTTGAGTTGTTTCGAGCCTAAAATGGCCGCACCATGTGCTCCCAAACCTTTTCCAAAAGTGACTATCCTTGCAAAAATCTTGTCCTGCACACCCAAATCCTGTACTAATCCCTGACCTGATTCTCCAAAAACGCCTAAGGCATGGGCTTCATCAATAACCAAAAAGCAACCGTGTTGTTCTGAAATAATAGTGAGCCTTTCTAAATCAGGCGAATCACCATCCATTGAAAAAACAGATTCCGTAACAATATAAATAGCTAAATTTTCGGATTTATATTTTAAAATCAAGGCTTCCAGTTCGCCAAGATTGTTATGCTCAAATTTAAACGACCTGGCATTAGAAAGCCGGATACCATCCCGTATTGATGCATGGCTGTATTCATCATACAGTATGAAATCATTGCGTTGCGGAACGGAACTGAAAAACCCCAAATTGGCATCATAACCGGAATTAAACACCAAAGCCATTTCTGTATCATGGAAACGGGCTATATGTTCTTCCAATTCCTTATATAGAGCATGGTTTCCTGACAAAAGCCTTGAGCCGGTTGCCCCATTTTGAATTATGCCTTGGTGTGAAAGATACTGATGTGTCTGTTGGAAGATAGCTTCAGACTTTGAAAATCCCAGATAATCATTGGAAGCAAAATCAATCAGGTTATTGGGTTCGGGCAAAACCCTGAACGAGTTGCCCTGTTTTCTTTGTTCGATTTTTTGCTGCAAGGATTTTGGAAAACGTTTCATAGCAGCAAATGTAAGCAACTTTTATGCTGTTTGAAAGTTGTACATTTTAATACATAGCGTATATAAGTTTTATACCAAACAATAAAAAAAATAAATCCTTTCACTAAAAATCTCTTTGCGTCTCTGCGCCTTTGCGAGCAACTATTTCACGAAAAGACGCAGAGACGCAAAGTGAAAATAGGCTTTATTTTAATATAAACTCCATAACCATTTAAAACAAAAAAGCCCGGCAATTGCCAGGCTTTTATCTTGGAATAAAATCAGACTACTCTACAAGAATATTGATTTTATTGTCATTCATTTCTAATGTTCCGGATTCGATCGATAAATGATATTTTTTATCGTCTCCTAAAAAGAACTTGCCTTCTGCTTCTTTTGAAAATTCAAAGCTGTCAGCAGCAATCTTGATATCTCCTTTTGTCAGGATAGAAATAATTGCAGCGTGATGGTTTAGCATTTGGAATTCTCCATCAACTCCCGGAACCGTAACAGAAGTTACTGTTCCTGAAAATAATTTTGCTTCTGGCGATATAATTTCTAAATACATTTTTCTTTGCTTTAGGCTTTAAGCTTTAGGCTTGAAGCAATTAAAATTAAGCTTCAGCTAACATTTTTTGTCCAGCTTCGATAACATCTTCGATAGTTCCTTTCAAGTTGAAAGCTGCTTCCGGAAGGTGATCCAATTCTCCATCAATGATCATGTTGAATCCTTTGATAGTATCTTTAATATCAACCAAAACTCCAGGAATACCTGTAAACTGTTCCGCTACGTGGAAAGGCTGAGACAAGAAACGTTGAACACGACGAGCTCTTGATACTGCAAGTTTATCTTCTTCAGAAAGTTCTTCCATACCAAGAATCGCGATAATATCCTGCAACTGCTTGTATTTTTGAAGAATCTCTTTTACTCTTTGTGCACAGTTGTAGTGCTCATCACCCAAGATGTGTGGTGTTAAGATTCTTGAAGTAGAATCCAACGGATCCACAGCTGGGTAAATACCTAACTCGGCAATCTTACGAGACAATACTGTTGTTGCATCCAAGTGGGCAAATGTTGTTGCCGGAGCCGGGTCAGTTAAGTCATCCGCAGGAACGTAAACCGCCTGTACAGATGTAATAGATCCTTTATTTGTAGAGGTGATACGCTCTTGCATCGCACCCATTTCTGTTGCTAATGTTGGTTGGTAACCTACCGCAGATGGCATACGTCCTAAAAGAGCTGATACCTCAGAACCTGCTTGTGTAAAACGGAAGATGTTGTCCACGAAGAAAAGAACGTCTTTTCCTTGATCTGAACCAGCACCGTCACGGAAATACTCAGCGATAGAAAGACCAGAAAGTGCCACACGTGCACGAGCTCCTGGTGGCTCATTCATCTGACCGAAAACGAAAGTTGCTTTCGATTCTCTCATCCCTACTTTATCAACTTTAGACAAGTCCCATCCTCCATTTTCCATAGAGTGCATGAACTCCTCACCATACTTGATAATTCCTGACTCCAACATCTCACGAAGTAAGTCATTTCCTTCACGTGTTCTTTCACCTACTCCAGCGAATACTGAAAGTCCACCGTGACCTTTTGCAATATTGTTAATCAACTCCTGAATCAATACTGTTTTACCAACACCGGCACCACCAAACAATCCAATTTTCCCTCCTTTTGCATAAGGCTCAATCAAATCGATTACTTTAATACCTGTGAATAAAACTTCAGAAGATGTAGATAAATCTTCAAATTTTGGTGCCTGACGGTGGATTGACAATCCGTTATCGCCATCTTTTGGCAAATCTCCCAAACCATCAATAGCGTCACCGATTACGTTGAATAAACGACCGTAAACGTCTGGCCCTACCGGCATTTTGATTGGGTTTCCTGTACCAACAACTTCATAGCCTCTGCTTAAACCATCTGTAGAGTCCATTGAGATTGTACGAACAGTGTTTTCTCCAATGTGAGACTGCACTTCAAGTACTAGTAGTGTACCGTCTTTTTTAGTGATTTCTAACGAATCATAAATTTTTGGAAGTTCAACATCCTTTCCGTTGAAAACTACGTCAACTACCGGACCAATGATTTGAGCAACTTTTCCTATTACTTTTGACATTACTTATGTATTTATTAAATAGCTATTTAGGTTTATGAAAAACACCTCTTTTTTCAGAGCGCAAAGATAGTTTTAAAAATGAAAAATTAATAATGTTTTTATAAAAAAATACGAAAAAAATACAGGATTGTCTGTTTAACGAATATTACGACAACAAGTATGCAGAATTCCAAAAACGAAAAAAAGCCATTATGCTTTCACATAATGGCTTTTATATCTGGAAATTTATTTTAATTCAGAGTCTGTGGATACTGAATTGGATAATTCCCTATATTAATTTCAGGTATAGAGGCTCCATAGGTAGCTTCTATAGCTTTAAGAAACTCATTTGCTATAAATGCATAACCTCTTGCCGAAGGGTGAACCCCGTCTAAAGAGAAAGCTCCTCCAGTTACATAAGTCGCAGTCAAATGATAGTTCCCAAAACGAATTCCTCCATTCAACAACTGCGCCATTATTGCTTTTGTGTCAACCATTGCCAAACCTTTGGCTTCTGCTACATTTTTAATTGTAGCATTGTAGGCATCAGTAGCTACTTTTACCTCTCCAACCTCAGCATTGGTCAATACATTCCCATCCTGCAGCGGATATGTAACTCCTACCGTATTAAACGGAGCAGGCACTCCTGCCTGCGGGGTCCCAATGATTGTACGGGTTGGCAATAAAATATAATCTACGAAACTTCCATTGGCCAGTTTTTTTGCATGTCGTGCCTGTCCGTACAAGCTACCCATTAATCCTGCTTGTGGAGCAGGTACACCGGCACCTACCAGAGCTGTAGTAATCTGAACCGAATAGTCAACCAGCGACTCGTCTTTGATTAGCAGCGGATTTGAAGTTCCTGCCGCCAAAGTCGCAATACGATCTCCCTGCCCATATGCCGCCAATATCTGCTTAACAGGCCCAAGCAATTGAGTATTCAGCTGATTGGCCGTTGCCGCATCTAATGGAACAGGGTTATAAGGAACAGTGGTGAAATATGGAAGTGTATTAATGTATGGAAGGTTTGCTACAACTCCTTTAGCTCCATTTGCCGTCAAGGCATTTACCAATCCGTTGTATACATTGTCAAAAACTGTTGGATCTGTAATATCATTAGGCCCATATGTTGAAGGATTCAGATTACCTGTTCTATTAACTCCAACACCGCCGGAAGTAGCATAGCTCAACACATCATTCCCTCCAATCCATAATGAAAAGAAAGTCGGATTTTGAACCACGGCATCGCCAATAACAGAAGCAGAGGCCGAAGAATCAAATCTTCCGAAATAAGGATTTGCAGCCCCATATCCTGCTGCCGTTAAGTGGAAACTTTTAGCCCCCGGAACGCCCAGGTTATTAAACGTTCCTGAGAGCTGGTCCGTAATTGAAGTCCCCGAAACACCGGAAACGTTTACAGGCCCAACTCCATTAAAATATAATCTTGTAGGAAATTGAGGCACTTGATTTCCTCCCATTGAAAATCCCCCAACATTATCAACCATAAAAGGCACGGAAAAATTTCCTCCACCCACTAACGCAAATTGCTGCGCCAAAAAGCTAGGATACGAGTTTTCCTGACCTCTCTTAAAAAGAGCATTATCACTATAACCCGCAGCGAAAGAATCTCCTAACGCAACATATTTTGAAAAATCAGCTGATCCCGGCGAAACAGGAACATTTCCCGTAGAATCAGAATCGTCATCTGAACAGGCAATACCCAAGCTCAACGAAGCCAAGAGCAGCCATTTGAAATTTTTTATCATAATTGTATTTTTATAACGTTAGCCTTGATTTTTATGGATTGATAATCCAAGAAACTAAATACTGCTGCCCGATTCTTCCGGCTCCAATTACCTGTAGGTAATCATTTCCGAAAAGGTTCGACGCACTTATTTTAAATACTGATTTCATAGACGGAACCGCATAGTTCATCTGAGCATCAAATACCGTTACCGCCGGAATCATACCGTCAGCAAAAGAAGATTGCCAAAGATATTCGTCACTCCATCTTGCATTCAGATTGAATCCGAAATTCTTGAACAGGTTCTGATTTCCAAGAGAAGCCTTTACTCTATGTCTAGGCGTGTTGAAACCTGCTATAAAAGAAGGGTCTTTTGCCTGGTCGAAATCAAACTGAGCATGGTTGTAGTTGATTCCAAATTCAAAATCTTTGTAGATTTTCTTAGATAACCCTACACCAAAACCAAAAGAAGTTACATTTTCTGTAGTATTTGTATAGACCTGGTATACTCTACGGTCACCATTAGACAATGCCTGCAAACCTAGAAGAACATTCTGGTCTGACAAATCAGAACCAACTGTTCCGTAATAAGGACGGATAACACGGGAAGTACTCATGAAATCATTATAAATATTATAGTAAGCATTTAAATCAACAGCAATACCATTATCTGTAACCGACTTATATCCTACTTCAAATGCTTTTACCTGCTCAGGTTTTACTAACTTAATATTTACAATCTCCAAATCTGCAGGATTTTGCGATAATGCAAATGCCTGAACTGAAGGCACTGAATATACATTTGAATTATAGGCATCTCTACCAGACAAAGTAACGGTAGCCGGAGCTCCTAAAGCCTGACCCGCAGCACTTACATTCATAGTTTCCACATAACGGTCTAAGTTATCCTCAGCAGAACCTACCAATGCAAATGGCCCTAAATCCAATCCGATGTATTGATCCTGAGTTGTCGGGTTTCTGAAACCTGTCTGGAAAGACACTCTGAAATTGTGATTTTTTCTTTCTCCTGCAGAATATACGAAAGAGATTCTTGGAGAATACTGTCCGTCAAAATTCTGTGATTTATCATAACGGATCGACCCTGTAAACTTCAAACGATCATCCATAAACTTCTTCTGAACCTGAGTATAAATACCATATTCATCATATCTGATTGGTCCGTCAAAATCGGTAAAGATTGTTCCTTGAGAATCCAATTTGTAGCTTCTAAACGACCCCCCTACTTGAATTTCCGCAAACTGCACCAATTCTTTGAAGTTATAGTTACCATCAACATGGTATAATTGCGACTGGTCAATAAATTTCGCTCCTTTCGTAAGATCCGGATTTTGTATTACCGTTGCCAATGCATTATTAAACTCAGGCGATCCCGGCATATATCTTGGACCTCCCGTTGGCTGTGTGGCAAACTGAGGCAAGCCAACTAACGCTGCTGGCAATTGGTTATAATCTGCATATTGTCTTGCGATTCCGGCAGCCTGGGTTGTACTTGCACCCATAACAGCACTTGACAATTGATATGCCGTTGCATAATTAGTGAACCACTCCTGATCTGTTTTCCATGCCCTGTTTACGTTCCATGCCGCAAAACGCATATCATATGAGTTACCGGCATCTTCTGTAGTCATATAAGCTCTAACAAAGAAATTTCTGTTTTTAACTTCCAGTTTACTCTGCTGCATGAT
This portion of the Flavobacterium lindanitolerans genome encodes:
- the atpD gene encoding F0F1 ATP synthase subunit beta encodes the protein MSKVIGKVAQIIGPVVDVVFNGKDVELPKIYDSLEITKKDGTLLVLEVQSHIGENTVRTISMDSTDGLSRGYEVVGTGNPIKMPVGPDVYGRLFNVIGDAIDGLGDLPKDGDNGLSIHRQAPKFEDLSTSSEVLFTGIKVIDLIEPYAKGGKIGLFGGAGVGKTVLIQELINNIAKGHGGLSVFAGVGERTREGNDLLREMLESGIIKYGEEFMHSMENGGWDLSKVDKVGMRESKATFVFGQMNEPPGARARVALSGLSIAEYFRDGAGSDQGKDVLFFVDNIFRFTQAGSEVSALLGRMPSAVGYQPTLATEMGAMQERITSTNKGSITSVQAVYVPADDLTDPAPATTFAHLDATTVLSRKIAELGIYPAVDPLDSTSRILTPHILGDEHYNCAQRVKEILQKYKQLQDIIAILGMEELSEEDKLAVSRARRVQRFLSQPFHVAEQFTGIPGVLVDIKDTIKGFNMIIDGELDHLPEAAFNLKGTIEDVIEAGQKMLAEA
- a CDS encoding SGNH/GDSL hydrolase family protein, with protein sequence MIKNFKWLLLASLSLGIACSDDDSDSTGNVPVSPGSADFSKYVALGDSFAAGYSDNALFKRGQENSYPSFLAQQFALVGGGNFSVPFMVDNVGGFSMGGNQVPQFPTRLYFNGVGPVNVSGVSGTSITDQLSGTFNNLGVPGAKSFHLTAAGYGAANPYFGRFDSSASASVIGDAVVQNPTFFSLWIGGNDVLSYATSGGVGVNRTGNLNPSTYGPNDITDPTVFDNVYNGLVNALTANGAKGVVANLPYINTLPYFTTVPYNPVPLDAATANQLNTQLLGPVKQILAAYGQGDRIATLAAGTSNPLLIKDESLVDYSVQITTALVGAGVPAPQAGLMGSLYGQARHAKKLANGSFVDYILLPTRTIIGTPQAGVPAPFNTVGVTYPLQDGNVLTNAEVGEVKVATDAYNATIKNVAEAKGLAMVDTKAIMAQLLNGGIRFGNYHLTATYVTGGAFSLDGVHPSARGYAFIANEFLKAIEATYGASIPEINIGNYPIQYPQTLN
- a CDS encoding carboxypeptidase-like regulatory domain-containing protein, with the translated sequence MRVYLIILSLLFCGVAFAQNSISGVVTDETNQPLPGVSVKVVGESTASITDVEGKFLLKPTKQPPYVVEISSVGYATQTIEVKTSGQKLEVQLLSQDINLDEIVVSASRTPERILESPVTIERMGIKDVKNTSSATFYDGLENLKEVHFNTSSLSFKSINTRGFATVANTRFMQLVDGMDNSSPALNFVLGNLIGLSELDVQSVELLPGASSALYGANAFNGILFMNSKSPFDYEGISVYARYGKTNQKLAGTNDYYDFGIRAAHKFSDYFAAKANFTYLKATEWIAGDERSMTNGGLGHGINQNYDGLNIYGDEVTTFIPNVGQVSRTGYYEEDINDNSIESVKADFSLHVKPMKDDFEIILQHKVGIGSTIYQGANRYRLEDFIMQQSKLEVKNRNFFVRAYMTTEDAGNSYDMRFAAWNVNRAWKTDQEWFTNYATAYQLSSAVMGASTTQAAGIARQYADYNQLPAALVGLPQFATQPTGGPRYMPGSPEFNNALATVIQNPDLTKGAKFIDQSQLYHVDGNYNFKELVQFAEIQVGGSFRSYKLDSQGTIFTDFDGPIRYDEYGIYTQVQKKFMDDRLKFTGSIRYDKSQNFDGQYSPRISFVYSAGERKNHNFRVSFQTGFRNPTTQDQYIGLDLGPFALVGSAEDNLDRYVETMNVSAAGQALGAPATVTLSGRDAYNSNVYSVPSVQAFALSQNPADLEIVNIKLVKPEQVKAFEVGYKSVTDNGIAVDLNAYYNIYNDFMSTSRVIRPYYGTVGSDLSDQNVLLGLQALSNGDRRVYQVYTNTTENVTSFGFGVGLSKKIYKDFEFGINYNHAQFDFDQAKDPSFIAGFNTPRHRVKASLGNQNLFKNFGFNLNARWSDEYLWQSSFADGMIPAVTVFDAQMNYAVPSMKSVFKISASNLFGNDYLQVIGAGRIGQQYLVSWIINP